Proteins from a genomic interval of Erwinia sp. SLM-02:
- the chaA gene encoding sodium-potassium/proton antiporter ChaA encodes MSAHESSKTRHTEYSLIFPLAALLVLWFWGHTTSMPVVVGINLLALVAILSSAFSVVRHADVLAHRLGEPYGSLILSLSVVILEVSLISALMATGDAAPALMRDTLFSIIMIVTCGLVGFALLLGGRKFATQYVNLVGVKQYLIAIFPLAVIVLVLPVALPNGNFSMAQALLVSAISAAMYWVFLLIQTKTHQSLFVYEHEDDDGDPHHGKPSVHSSAWHTAWLIVHLIAVIAVTKMNANPLGELLTAMNAPEQFTGFLVALLILSPEGLGAIKAVLANQVQRAMNLFFGSVLATISLTVPAVTIIAALTGQELIFGLESPQMVVMISALILCQISFSTGRTNVLNGAAHLALFIAYLMTVML; translated from the coding sequence ATGAGTGCCCACGAGAGCAGTAAAACCCGCCACACCGAGTACTCCCTGATTTTTCCTCTGGCCGCCCTGCTGGTCCTGTGGTTCTGGGGCCACACCACCTCAATGCCCGTCGTCGTCGGCATTAATTTACTGGCGCTGGTCGCCATCCTCAGCAGCGCCTTCAGCGTTGTTCGCCACGCCGACGTGCTGGCACACCGCCTGGGCGAACCCTACGGCTCGCTGATCCTCAGCCTTTCCGTGGTGATCCTTGAGGTCAGCCTGATTTCCGCCTTGATGGCTACCGGCGATGCCGCCCCGGCGCTGATGCGCGATACGCTGTTCTCCATCATTATGATTGTCACCTGCGGCCTGGTGGGCTTCGCCCTGCTGCTGGGCGGCCGTAAGTTCGCCACGCAGTACGTTAATCTGGTCGGCGTAAAACAGTATCTTATCGCCATTTTCCCACTGGCGGTCATCGTGCTGGTGCTGCCCGTGGCGCTGCCGAACGGCAATTTTTCGATGGCTCAGGCGCTGCTGGTGTCGGCGATCTCCGCCGCCATGTACTGGGTATTCCTGCTGATCCAGACCAAAACCCACCAGAGCCTGTTCGTTTATGAACACGAAGATGATGACGGTGACCCGCATCACGGCAAGCCTTCGGTACACAGCAGCGCGTGGCACACCGCCTGGCTGATTGTGCACCTGATCGCGGTGATCGCCGTGACCAAAATGAATGCCAACCCGCTGGGTGAGCTGCTGACGGCCATGAATGCGCCGGAGCAGTTTACCGGCTTCCTGGTGGCGTTGCTGATCCTCTCCCCTGAAGGGCTGGGCGCAATCAAAGCGGTGCTGGCGAATCAGGTGCAGCGTGCGATGAACCTGTTCTTTGGTTCGGTGCTGGCGACGATTTCACTGACGGTGCCTGCGGTAACGATTATCGCCGCGCTGACCGGGCAGGAGCTGATATTCGGGCTGGAGTCGCCGCAGATGGTGGTGATGATCTCCGCGCTGATCCTTTGCCAGATTTCATTCTCTACCGGGCGCACCAACGTGCTGAACGGGGC